From Salvia splendens isolate huo1 chromosome 3, SspV2, whole genome shotgun sequence, a single genomic window includes:
- the LOC121796094 gene encoding COBRA-like protein 7 — protein MATTTIPILLFSLFLLILGPARARAQTRNPSPPPPPPSDACNGVFLTYSYSTGKIVPPILKSDPIRQGYRFESTLTVLNNDLEELKSWQVWVGFQHDEYLVSASNAVLADGNSFPGSVGNGSTFSGYPNPDLKTGVETAGDLTQMSVQVQLVGTQFGVAPPDAPMPANISLVNEGWICPNPSLQGNSTMEVCCSRDPKFKANETLDEEFLPRRTGDLTIMYDITRTYESNYWAQLTIENHNPLGRLDNWQLSWDWMEDEFIFAMKGAYPSVVDTSDCVFGKQGQYYQSLDFSNALNCERRPTLVDLPLAKTNDTVLGMVPFCCRNGTILPPEMDPSKSKSAFQINVFKMPPNLNRSRLTPPQNWGIKGRLNPDYKCGAPVRVSPSQFPDPAALLPGTAAVASWQVVCNITQPKGASPRCCVSFSAYYNESIIPCPTCACGCSGGAARACSTTAPALFLPSQALLVPFENRTLLARAWGNLHHFPVPNPLPCGDGCGVSLNWHLFTDYRGGWSARITIFNWDDFPFVDWFTAVELNKGASGFEAVYSFNGTALDLDGDGVNNTIFMQGLEGLNYLVGESDAANPKKDPRIPGKQQSVISFTKKLTPGINVPAGDGFPSKVYFNGEECALPTVLPTSDAARSGSSGVLMTVMVVLAVFVSLRR, from the exons ATGGCCACCACAACCATACCCATTCTCCTCTTCTCCCTATTCCTCTTAATTCTAGGCCcggcccgggcccgggcccaAACTCGAAACCCGAGCCCACCCCCTCCGCCGCCATCCGACGCCTGCAACGGAGTGTTCCTGACCTACTCCTACTCCACCGGCAAAATAGTCCCCCCAATTCTCAAGTCGGATCCGATCCGCCAGGGCTACCGCTTCGAATCCACTCTCACCGTCCTCAACAACGATTTGGAGGAGCTCAAATCGTGGCAGGTCTGGGTCGGATTCCAGCACGACGAGTACCTCGTTTCGGCGTCGAATGCCGTGCTGGCTGATGGGAATTCGTTTCCTGGCAGCGTCGGAAACGGGTCGACTTTTTCGGGGTATCCCAATCCGGATCTCAAAACGGGTGTGGAGACGGCGGGTGACTTGACCCAGATGAGCGTTCAGGTTCAGCTGGTTGGGACCCAGTTTGGGGTGGCGCCGCCTGATGCCCCCATGCCGGCGAATATCTCGCTCGTTAATGAGGGTTGGATTTGCCCTAACCCCTCTTTGCAAG GAAACAGCACAATGGAGGTATGTTGCAGTAGAGATCCCAAGTTCAAGGCCAACGAGACCTTGGACGAGGAGTTTCTCCCTCGGAGGACTGGCGACCTCACCATAATGTACGATATTACACGGACCTACGAGTCTAACTACTGGGCGCAGCTCACCATCGAGAACCACAACCCTCTAGGCCGGCTGGACAACTGGCAGCTGAGCTGGGACTGGATGGAGGACGAGTTCATCTTCGCCATGAAGGGTGCTTACCCCTCCGTGGTCGACACCTCCGACTGCGTCTTTGGCAAGCAGGGCCAGTACTACCAGTCCCTCGACTTCTCCAACGCACTTAATTGTGAGCGCAGGCCGACCCTGGTCGACCTGCCCTTAGCCAAGACCAACGACACGGTCCTAGGCATGGTACCGTTCTGCTGCAGGAACGGGACAATTCTCCCACCTGAGATGGATCCCAGCAAGTCGAAATCTGCGTTCCAGATCAACGTGTTCAAGATGCCCCCGAATCTCAACCGGTCGCGCCTCACTCCGCCTCAGAACTGGGGGATCAAGGGCCGGCTCAACCCAGACTACAAATGTGGGGCCCCCGTGCGTGTAAGCCCTAGCCAGTTCCCTGACCCAGCTGCCCTACTTCCCGGGACAGCTGCGGTCGCGAGCTGGCAGGTCGTCTGCAACATAACCCAGCCGAAGGGCGCGAGCCCTCGCTGCTGCGTGTCGTTCTCGGCCTACTACAACGAGTCCATCATCCCGTGCCCGACCTGCGCgtgcggctgcagcggcggcgctgCTCGGGCATGCAGCACTACGGCACCGGCCCTCTTCCTCCCCTCGCAGGCCCTCCTCGTCCCGTTTGAAAACCGGACGCTTCTGGCTAGGGCGTGGGGGAACCTCCACCATTTCCCGGTCCCAAACCCTCTCCCCTGTGGAGACGGCTGCGGCGTGAGCCTCAACTGGCACTTGTTCACGGATTACCGAGGCGGATGGTCGGCAAGGATCACCATCTTCAACTGGGACGACTTCCCGTTCGTCGACTGGTTCACCGCAGTCGAGCTGAACAAGGGCGCGTCCGGATTTGAAGCGGTCTACTCCTTCAACGGGACTGCGCTTGATCTCGATGGAGATGGAGTGAACAACACCATTTTCATGCAGGGGCTCGAAGGGCTCAACTATCTCGTTGGAGAGAGCGACGCTGCCAACCCAAAAAAAGACCCGAGGATTCCCGGGAAGCAGCAATCAGTCATCTCCTTCACGAAGAAGCTCACACCAGGGATCAACGTTCCCGCAGGGGATGGTTTCCCGTCAAAGGTTTACTTCAACGGGGAGGAGTGCGCGCTGCCTACAGTGCTCCCGACAAGCGATGCTGCTAGATCTGGCTCGTCGGGGGTGTTGATGACGGTGATGGTGGTGCTCGCCGTCTTCGTTTCTTTGCGGAGATAA